From a single Callithrix jacchus isolate 240 chromosome 5, calJac240_pri, whole genome shotgun sequence genomic region:
- the SMOX gene encoding spermine oxidase isoform X1: MQSCESSGDSADDPLSRGLRRRGQPRVVVIGAGLAGLAAAKALLEQGFTDVTVLEASSHIGGRVQSVKLGHATFELGATWIHGSHGNPIYHLAEANGLLEETTDGERSVGRISLYSKNGVACYLTNHGHRIPKDVVEEFSDLYNEVYNLTQEFFRHDKPVNAESQNSVGVFTREEVRNRIRDDPDDPEATKRLKLAMIQQYLKVESCESSSHSMDEVSLSAFGEWTEIPGAHHIIPSGFMRIVELLAEGIPAHVIQLGKPVRCVHWDQASARPRGPEIEPRGEGDHNQDTGEGGQAGEEPPGSRWDEEEQWPVVVECEDCELIPADHVIVTVSLGVLKRQYTSFFRPGLPTEKVAAIHRLGIGTTDKIFLEFEEPFWGPECNSLQFVWEDEAESRTLTYPPELWYRKICGFDVLYPPERYGHVLSGWICGEEALVMEKCDDEAVAEICTEMLRQFTGNPNIPKPRRILRSAWGSNPYFRGSYSYTQVGSSGADVEKLAKPLPYTESSKTAHGSSTKQQPGHLFSSKCPEQPLDANRGSVKPMQVLFSGEATHRKYYSTTHGALLSGQREAARLIEMYRDLFQQGT; encoded by the exons ATGCAAAGTTGTGAATCCAGTGGCGACAGTGCGGATGACCCTCTCAGTCGTGGCCTGCGGAGAAGGGGACAGCCTCGTGTGGTGGTGATCGGCGCCGGCTTGGCTGGCCTGGCTGCAGCCAAAGCACTTCTTGAGCAGGGCTTCACGGATGTCACTGTGCTCGAGGCTTCCAGCCACATCGGAGGCCGCGTGCAGAGTGTGAAACTTG GACACGCCACCTTTGAGCTGGGAGCCACCTGGATCCATGGCTCCCATGGGAACCCTATCTATCATCTAGCAGAAGCCAATGGCCTCCTGGAAGAGACAACTGATGGGGAGCGCAGTGTGGGCCGCATCAGCCTCTACTCCAAGAATGGCGTGGCCTGCTACCTTACCAACCACGGCCACAGGATCCCCAAGGACGTGGTTGAGGAATTCAGCGATTTATACAACGAG GTCTATAACTTGACCCAGGAGTTCTTCCGGCATGATAAACCAGTCAATGCTGAAAGTCAAAATAGTGTGGGAGTGTTCACCCGAGAGGAGGTGCGCAACCGCATCAGGGATGACCCTGATGACCCAGAGGCCACCAAGCGCCTGAAGCTCGCCATGATCCAGCAGTACCTGAAG GTGGAGAGCTGTGAGAGCAGCTCACACAGCATGGACGAGGTGTCCCTGAGCGCCTTCGGGGAGTGGACCGAGATCCCCGGTGCTCACCACATCATCCCCTCTGGCTTCATGCGGATTGTGGAGCTGCTGGCGGAGGGCATCCCCGCCCACGTCATCCAGCTAGGGAAACCAGTCCGCTGTGTTCACTGGGACCAGGCCTCGGCCCGCCCCAGGGGCCCTGAGATTGAGCCCCGGGGTGAGGGTGACCACAATCAGGACACCGGGGAGGGTGGCCAGGCCGGAGAGGAGCCCCCGGGGAGCAGGTGGGATGAGGAAGAGCAGTGGCCGGTGGTGGTGGAGTGCGAGGACTGCGAGCTGATCCCAGCGGACCACGTGATTGTGACTGTGTCGCTGGGCGTGCTGAAGAGGCAGTACACCAGCTTCTTCCGGCCAGGCCTGCCCACAGAGAAGGTGGCTGCCATCCACCGCCTGGGCATTGGCACCACTGACAAGATCTTTCTGGAATTCGAGGAGCCCTTCTGGGGCCCCGAGTGCAATAGCTTACAGTTTgtgtgggaggatgaggcagagagCCGCACCCTCACCTACCCACCCGAGCTCTGGTACCGCAAGATCTGCGGTTTCGATGTCCTCTACCCGCCTGAGCGCTACGGCCACGTGCTGAGTGGCTGGATCTGCGGGGAGGAGGCCCTCGTCATGGAGAAGTGTGATGACGAGGCAGTGGCCGAGATCTGCACAGAGATGCTGCGTCAGTTCACAG GAAACCCCAACATCCCCAAACCGCGGCGAATTCTGCGCTCGGCCTGGGGCAGCAACCCCTACTTCCGCGGCTCCTATTCATACACGCAGGTGGGCTCCAGCGGGGCGGACGTGGAGAAGCTGGCTAAGCCCCTGCCGTATACGGAGAGCTCAAAGACGGCG CATGGAAGCTCCACAAAGCAGCAGCCTGGTCACCTTTTCTCTTCCAAGTGCCCAGAACAGCCCCTGGATGCTAACAGGGGCTCCGTAAAG CCCATGCAGGTGCTATTTTCCGGTGAGGCCACCCACCGCAAGTACTATTCCACCACCCATGGTGCTCTGCTCTCTGGCCAGAGGGAGGCCGCCCGCCTCATCGAGATGTACCGAGACCTCTTCCAGCAGGGGACCTGA
- the SMOX gene encoding spermine oxidase isoform X2: protein MQSCESSGDSADDPLSRGLRRRGQPRVVVIGAGLAGLAAAKALLEQGFTDVTVLEASSHIGGRVQSVKLGHATFELGATWIHGSHGNPIYHLAEANGLLEETTDGERSVGRISLYSKNGVACYLTNHGHRIPKDVVEEFSDLYNEVYNLTQEFFRHDKPVNAESQNSVGVFTREEVRNRIRDDPDDPEATKRLKLAMIQQYLKVESCESSSHSMDEVSLSAFGEWTEIPGAHHIIPSGFMRIVELLAEGIPAHVIQLGKPVRCVHWDQASARPRGPEIEPRGEGDHNQDTGEGGQAGEEPPGSRWDEEEQWPVVVECEDCELIPADHVIVTVSLGVLKRQYTSFFRPGLPTEKVAAIHRLGIGTTDKIFLEFEEPFWGPECNSLQFVWEDEAESRTLTYPPELWYRKICGFDVLYPPERYGHVLSGWICGEEALVMEKCDDEAVAEICTEMLRQFTGNPNIPKPRRILRSAWGSNPYFRGSYSYTQVGSSGADVEKLAKPLPYTESSKTAPMQVLFSGEATHRKYYSTTHGALLSGQREAARLIEMYRDLFQQGT, encoded by the exons ATGCAAAGTTGTGAATCCAGTGGCGACAGTGCGGATGACCCTCTCAGTCGTGGCCTGCGGAGAAGGGGACAGCCTCGTGTGGTGGTGATCGGCGCCGGCTTGGCTGGCCTGGCTGCAGCCAAAGCACTTCTTGAGCAGGGCTTCACGGATGTCACTGTGCTCGAGGCTTCCAGCCACATCGGAGGCCGCGTGCAGAGTGTGAAACTTG GACACGCCACCTTTGAGCTGGGAGCCACCTGGATCCATGGCTCCCATGGGAACCCTATCTATCATCTAGCAGAAGCCAATGGCCTCCTGGAAGAGACAACTGATGGGGAGCGCAGTGTGGGCCGCATCAGCCTCTACTCCAAGAATGGCGTGGCCTGCTACCTTACCAACCACGGCCACAGGATCCCCAAGGACGTGGTTGAGGAATTCAGCGATTTATACAACGAG GTCTATAACTTGACCCAGGAGTTCTTCCGGCATGATAAACCAGTCAATGCTGAAAGTCAAAATAGTGTGGGAGTGTTCACCCGAGAGGAGGTGCGCAACCGCATCAGGGATGACCCTGATGACCCAGAGGCCACCAAGCGCCTGAAGCTCGCCATGATCCAGCAGTACCTGAAG GTGGAGAGCTGTGAGAGCAGCTCACACAGCATGGACGAGGTGTCCCTGAGCGCCTTCGGGGAGTGGACCGAGATCCCCGGTGCTCACCACATCATCCCCTCTGGCTTCATGCGGATTGTGGAGCTGCTGGCGGAGGGCATCCCCGCCCACGTCATCCAGCTAGGGAAACCAGTCCGCTGTGTTCACTGGGACCAGGCCTCGGCCCGCCCCAGGGGCCCTGAGATTGAGCCCCGGGGTGAGGGTGACCACAATCAGGACACCGGGGAGGGTGGCCAGGCCGGAGAGGAGCCCCCGGGGAGCAGGTGGGATGAGGAAGAGCAGTGGCCGGTGGTGGTGGAGTGCGAGGACTGCGAGCTGATCCCAGCGGACCACGTGATTGTGACTGTGTCGCTGGGCGTGCTGAAGAGGCAGTACACCAGCTTCTTCCGGCCAGGCCTGCCCACAGAGAAGGTGGCTGCCATCCACCGCCTGGGCATTGGCACCACTGACAAGATCTTTCTGGAATTCGAGGAGCCCTTCTGGGGCCCCGAGTGCAATAGCTTACAGTTTgtgtgggaggatgaggcagagagCCGCACCCTCACCTACCCACCCGAGCTCTGGTACCGCAAGATCTGCGGTTTCGATGTCCTCTACCCGCCTGAGCGCTACGGCCACGTGCTGAGTGGCTGGATCTGCGGGGAGGAGGCCCTCGTCATGGAGAAGTGTGATGACGAGGCAGTGGCCGAGATCTGCACAGAGATGCTGCGTCAGTTCACAG GAAACCCCAACATCCCCAAACCGCGGCGAATTCTGCGCTCGGCCTGGGGCAGCAACCCCTACTTCCGCGGCTCCTATTCATACACGCAGGTGGGCTCCAGCGGGGCGGACGTGGAGAAGCTGGCTAAGCCCCTGCCGTATACGGAGAGCTCAAAGACGGCG CCCATGCAGGTGCTATTTTCCGGTGAGGCCACCCACCGCAAGTACTATTCCACCACCCATGGTGCTCTGCTCTCTGGCCAGAGGGAGGCCGCCCGCCTCATCGAGATGTACCGAGACCTCTTCCAGCAGGGGACCTGA